GCTGCGCTCGGACGAGGGGTCCCGCGAGGCCTACATCGCCGCCCTCGTGCGGTGGATGCGCGGGGACCTCGACCACGTGCTCGGCGGTGGGGAGAGCGGCCGCGGCTTCCTTGCCCGGTACACCTCGGCGGTGGCGGCGATCACCGCCGAGCACGCCGACGGGGACACGGTCGCGCTCTTCAGCCACGGGGCGGCCATCCGCGTCTTCGCGACGGCGGCCGCGCGCCTGACTGCGGCCGGGGCCGCGGACCTGAGCATCATGAACACCGGCATGGGCGTCCTCGAGGGCGACCCGCGGTCGGGATGGCGCCTTGCCGGCTGGTCCAGCGAGCCGCTCGGGGGCCTCGACCTCGAGGACCCCGAGGCGCAGGACGTCACCGGCGAGAGCGCCGAGGAGGTACTGG
Above is a window of Janibacter cremeus DNA encoding:
- a CDS encoding histidine phosphatase family protein — encoded protein: MRLLLIRHGQTPHNVTGALDTAFPGAGLTGLGRVQARAVPDVLTEPVSGVYASPLVRTQLTAEPLALARGVDVRVRKGLEEISAGELELRSDEGSREAYIAALVRWMRGDLDHVLGGGESGRGFLARYTSAVAAITAEHADGDTVALFSHGAAIRVFATAAARLTAAGAADLSIMNTGMGVLEGDPRSGWRLAGWSSEPLGGLDLEDPEAQDVTGESAEEVLDD